In Cicer arietinum cultivar CDC Frontier isolate Library 1 chromosome 1, Cicar.CDCFrontier_v2.0, whole genome shotgun sequence, one DNA window encodes the following:
- the LOC101508948 gene encoding glycylpeptide N-tetradecanoyltransferase 1, with amino-acid sequence MDDNNSQSESSKSKPDLIDENSELSNSNNDDTSLENIVRSFQDSMSVSKKHKFWETQPVGQYKDVGDTNLPEGPIEPPTPLSEVKQEPYNLPSAYEWTTCDMDSEETCNEVYLLLKNNYVEDDENMFRFNYSKEFLTWALRVPGYYKSWHIGVRAKGSKKLVAFITGIPARIRVNDKVVKMAEINFLCVHKKLRSKRLAPVMIKEVTRRVHLEDIWQAAYTAGVVLPTPVATCQYWHRSLNPKKLIDVGFSRLGARMTMSRTIKLYKLPDSTVTNGFRKMELRDVPAVTRLLRNYLGQFVVAPDFDENDVEHWLLPHEDVVDSYLVESPETHEITDFCSFYTLPSSILGNQSYSTLKAAYSYYNVATKTPLSQLMNDALIVAKQKDFDVFNALDVMQNEGFLKELKFGPGDGQLHYYLYNYRIRNALRPSELGLVLL; translated from the coding sequence ATGGACGACAACAATTCCCAATCCGAGTCATCAAAATCAAAACCAGATCTAATCGATGAAAACTCTGAACTTTCCAATTCCAACAACGACGACACCTCGTTGGAGAACATCGTTCGGAGTTTTCAAGATTCAATGTCTGTAAgcaaaaaacacaaattttgggAAACACAGCCTGTTGGTCAGTACAAAGATGTTGGAGACACAAATTTACCTGAAGGACCAATTGAACCACCAACACCATTATCAGAAGTGAAACAAGAGCCTTATAATCTTCCTAGTGCTTATGAATGGACAACATGTGACATGGATTCTGAAGAAACATGTAATGAGGTTTATCTTCTTTTGAAGAACAATTATGTTGAGGATGATGAGAATATGTTTAGGTTTAATTATTCAAAAGAGTTTCTTACATGGGCTTTGCGTGTTCCTGGTTATTATAAGAGTTGGCATATCGGTGTTCGCGCTAAAGGGTCAAAGAAATTGGTTGCTTTTATAACTGGTATTCCTGCTAGGATTAGGGTTAATGATAAGGTTGTTAAAATGGCtgagattaattttttatgtgttCATAAGAAACTTAGATCGAAAAGACTTGCACCTGTTATGATTAAAGAAGTTACTAGGAGGGTACATTTGGAGGATATTTGGCAAGCAGCTTATACGGCTGGGGTTGTTCTTCCGACCCCGGTTGCTACTTGTCAGTATTGGCATAGATCGTTGAACCCGAAGAAGCTTATTGATGTTGGGTTTTCGAGGCTCGGTGCTAGGATGACGATGAGTAGAACTATTAAGCTTTATAAGTTGCCTGATTCGACTGTTACTAATGGGTTTAGGAAAATGGAGCTGAGGGATGTTCCTGCGGTTACGCGGTTGCTTAGGAATTACTTGGGGCAGTTTGTTGTTGCGCCTGATTTCGATGAAAATGATGTTGAACATTGGCTTCTTCCACATGAGGATGTTGTGGATAGTTACTTGGTTGAGAGTCCTGAAACCCATGAGATTACTGATTTTTGTAGTTTTTACACGCTGCCTTCTTCGATACTTGGGAATCAGAGTTACTCGACTTTGAAAGCTGCTTATTCTTATTATAACGTGGCGACTAAAACTCCGCTGTCTCAGTTGATGAATGATGCGCTGATTGTGGCGAAGCAGAAGGATTTTGATGTGTTCAATGCTTTGGATGTAATGCAAAATGAGGGTTTCCTTAAAGAGCTCAAGTTTGGACCTGGAGATGGACAGCTTCACTACTACTTGTACAACTATAGGATTCGTAATGCCTTGAGACCGTCGGAACTTGGGCTTGTGCTCTTATAG
- the IF4A gene encoding eukaryotic initiation factor 4A gives MAGVAPEGSQFDAKQFDSKMNELLTTDAQDFFTSYDEVYDSFDAMHLQENLLRGIYAYGFEKPSAIQQRGIVPFCKGLDVIQQAQSGTGKTATFCSGILQQLDYNVTECQALVLAPTRELAQQIEKVMRALGDYLGVKVHACVGGTSVREDQRILSSGVHVVVGTPGRVFDMLRRQSLRPDYIKMFVLDEADEMLSRGFKDQIYDIFQLLPSKIQVGVFSATMPPEALEITRKFMNKPVRILVKRDELTLEGIKQFYVNVDKEEWKLDTLCDLYETLAITQSVIFVNTRRKVDWLTDKMRSRDHTVSATHGDMDQNTRDIIMREFRSGSSRVLITTDLLARGIDVQQVSLVINYDLPTQPENYLHRIGRSGRFGRKGVAINFVTKDDERMLGDIQKFYNVIIEELPSNVAELL, from the exons ATGGCAGGAGTTGCACCAGAGGGTTCCCAGTTTGATGCTAAGCAGTTTGATTCCAAAATGAATGAGTT ACTCACAACTGATGCACAGGACTTCTTCACATCTTATGATGAGGTTTATGATAGTTTTGATGCCATGCACTTGCAAGAGAATCTTCTCAGAGGCATTTACGCATATG GTTTTGAGAAGCCATCAGCTATTCAACAAAGGGGAATAGTTCCATTCTGCAAGGGACTTGATGTTATACAACAGGCTCAGTCTGGAACAGGGAAGACAGCAACTTTCTGCTCTGGAATTCTGCAGCAACTTGACTATAATGTAACAGAATGCCAAGCCTTGGTCTTGGCACCAACTCGTGAGCTTGCCCAGCAGATTGAGAAGGTTATGCGGGCACTTGGTGATTATCTAGGTGTGAAGGTACATGCTTGTGTGGGTGGAACAAGTGTTCGTGAAGACCAACGCATTCTATCAAGCGGTGTCCATGTTGTTGTTGGTACCCCTGGTCGTGTATTTGATATGCTTCGCAGACAGTCACTTCGGCCAGATTACATCAAAATGTTTGTGTTAGATGAGGCTGATGAAATGCTTTCCCGTGGTTTTAAAGATCAG ATCTATGATATATTCCAGCTGTTGCCATCTAAGATTCAAGTGGGAGTTTTCTCTGCTACAATGCCTCCTGAGGCACTTGAGATCACAAGGAAGTTTATGAACAAACCTGTGAGGATTCTTGTGAAGCGTGATGAGCTCACCTTGGAGGGTATTAAGCAGTTTTATGTCAATGTTGATAAAGAGGAATGGAAGCTTGACACCCTCTGTGATCTTTATGAGACATTGGCAATCACCCAGAGTGTTATTTTTGTGAACACCAGACGGAAGGTTGATTGGCTGACTGACAAGATGCGAAGCCGTGATCACACAGTCTCAGCAACTCATGGAGACATGGACCAGAACACTAGGGACATTATTATGCGAGAATTCCGTTCTGGGTCTTCCCGTGTTTTAATAACTACTGATCTTCTAGCTCGTGGTATTGACGTGCAGCAAGTGtcattagttataaattatgatCTCCCAACACAGCCCGAGAACTATCTTCATCGTATTGGTCGTAGTGGAAGGTTTGGTAGGAAAGGTGTTGCCATCAACTTTGTCACAAAGGACGATGAAAGAATGCTGGGTGACATCCAGAAGTTCTACAATGTGATAATTGAGGAGCTGCCTTCAAATGTTGCGGAACTTCTGTGA